The genome window CAGAGGCCATAACTTTTCAAGCTGCCCGTCATGATTTTCAAGATTTGTGCCCATTAGATCTAAGAGCAACAATGCATTTCAAGGTCCATATCCATGAGTACCATGAATTCTGAACTGAAAGAGACAAAATATCATGGATCTAAGTTTATCTTATATTGTAAATTCCGATCTAAAATAACCTTATTTATagtttgacatattttatacttgcaattaacaatttatgtgtttttaaataaattgaaacATATCACTCGTTAATTAACTGCATGTAtagaatatgttaactgcaaacacaaACTGTTAACATTATAttctgtagttaacatattatgtacctacagttaactgtttatatatctatagttatcattttatgtgctttcaatttatttacatgtacattaaatgattaattgcaagtataaaatatatatacacataatttttagatCAGTTGATGATTCACAATACAAGATAGactctggtccatggtataacaattgttacATAAACGCCTTTGCAAGCTATTTTTGTAAGTTTGTTTTTGAGAAGGTAGTtggagtatattaaaaaaacctAAAATAAACCGTAATTATATtggaacaaattaaaaagttgtaacttaaaattaaaatcgtACCTTGTTTAGAGATTCTCCACTCATGGTCACCATTGACGGCCCAGAAAAAGTAGCCACGAAGCTTGAGAGTCCGAGCGTATTTGACCTTAACCGAGATGGATCTAGGATCATCGTACCCAATCCATGATGTCCCCGCCACCGAGTACACAGACACAGTCGCCGCGTCATAAACCACCGTCGCATTCTTCTCCATATTAAACGCTTCAATTTCGTTAAACGTCAGAGCCCCGCGGCCGGGGCCGGCGTCAACGGCCGGAGCTCCGATTCCCTGTAAACTAGCATCCTTCAATTTCCACGTCCTTCCATACAACGCCAAGCCCATAATCAACTTGCTTCTTAACAGCCCCGCCTCGATCCATTTTCCGAGGCCATAGCTGCTGCTTATGTTACTCTTCGGGTCGAACAAGGCTGCCTGAGCTCCTGTCGCCGAGGTATCCCATGATCCATGATAATCATAGCACATTGCGTTGATCCAGTCCAAGTTTTCGTTGATCGCCGCTACTGGGTATGCCCGGTATACCTGTGAGATTATAAGTAAAACTGTGTCTATTAATGACAAATCAATAgactattagtattttttttgagtactattgactctgtttctgttcatagctactttctaaATCTCCTGAAGtccaaagagtcaacaattgcttCTGCTCGAACTCACTCTAACCTTCTATTCTATGTTCGAGTGTAAACTCGATGCCACTAAACACTATTAAGTATAGAATAAGAGAAGTTGCAGACTTGCAGGAAGTTATAATCAAGACTAGTCTACAGAAACGTATTTAGAATAGAtaaataaacacaaataatttcaaCCAGAATACCTTGTCTAAGAAGAAGTCAACGGAGAAATACGTCGCCGCCGCGAGCAGCAGTTGTGGGCGGCGATTGCGCAGCGCCTCCTTCTTGATTTCCACGCGCCACTCACCTAACAAAACCCCGAAATGCTCCATCTCTTCTGGGTTCTGAGGCATTTCCCAGTCCAAATCAATCCCATCAAACCCGAACTTCCTAGCCACATGTATGCTAGAATGAATGAAGCTCTTCCGCGTCGCAGCCGTTGAAGCCATGCGTGCGAACACGCTCCCGCCGGCGCTCGCCCCGCCGACCGAGAACAGCGTCTTCGCCGGCGGGTTCTTGGACCGGAGAGTGGAGGTGAAGCCGCGGAGCAGCTTCGCCGTCAAATCATCGACGTCGAATTTGAAGGTGACGTTGTTGGGATTAAGAAATGCATAGTAGATGTGA of Ipomoea triloba cultivar NCNSP0323 chromosome 3, ASM357664v1 contains these proteins:
- the LOC116014417 gene encoding class V chitinase CHIT5b-like; translated protein: MCAIVCLMSMSCAMASDSCVGIKGAYWPSDSSFPPSAIDTTLFTHIYYAFLNPNNVTFKFDVDDLTAKLLRGFTSTLRSKNPPAKTLFSVGGASAGGSVFARMASTAATRKSFIHSSIHVARKFGFDGIDLDWEMPQNPEEMEHFGVLLGEWRVEIKKEALRNRRPQLLLAAATYFSVDFFLDKVYRAYPVAAINENLDWINAMCYDYHGSWDTSATGAQAALFDPKSNISSSYGLGKWIEAGLLRSKLIMGLALYGRTWKLKDASLQGIGAPAVDAGPGRGALTFNEIEAFNMEKNATVVYDAATVSVYSVAGTSWIGYDDPRSISVKVKYARTLKLRGYFFWAVNGDHEWRISKQAKQTWDYYQR